A genomic region of Chryseobacterium sp. KACC 21268 contains the following coding sequences:
- a CDS encoding sigma-54 dependent transcriptional regulator produces the protein MQKILIVEDEKAISGVLHSILSDELPEYQFEIAEDGLEGFKFIEKEDFALVISDIKMPKISGTELLKQTLAIKPETTFIMISGHADIDTAVGCLREGAYDFISKPIDINRLITSVKNALDKGNLQKANTNLKQENSQLKKKVNKKYQMIGQSPALKKIQEIIDKVAVSDARVLVTGPNGAGKELVAHAIHSQSERSRGPMIEVNCAAIPSELIESELFGHVKGSFTGAIKDKSGKFEQATGGTIFLDEIGDMSLVAQAKVLRALQESKVSPVGSDKEIKVDVRVIAATNKNLAKEIEQGKFREDLYHRLSVIEISVPSLNDRAEDIPLLVEHFTNSIASENGSAAKKFDDKAIKSLQQYDWTGNIRELRNVVERLIILGADPVTADDVASFVKK, from the coding sequence ATGCAAAAAATCTTAATCGTAGAGGACGAAAAAGCAATATCCGGCGTTCTACACAGTATTTTATCGGACGAACTTCCTGAATACCAATTCGAAATAGCCGAAGATGGTCTTGAGGGTTTCAAATTTATAGAGAAAGAAGATTTTGCTTTGGTAATTTCTGATATCAAAATGCCAAAAATCTCCGGAACAGAACTTCTGAAACAAACTCTTGCCATCAAGCCAGAGACGACGTTCATCATGATCTCCGGACACGCAGATATTGATACTGCAGTTGGCTGCTTGAGAGAAGGCGCTTATGACTTCATCTCAAAACCAATCGATATCAACAGATTGATCACCAGTGTAAAAAATGCTTTGGACAAAGGCAATCTTCAAAAAGCAAACACCAATCTGAAGCAGGAAAACTCCCAGCTGAAGAAAAAAGTCAATAAAAAATACCAGATGATTGGGCAATCGCCTGCACTTAAGAAGATCCAGGAAATCATCGACAAAGTAGCGGTTTCCGACGCAAGAGTTCTTGTGACCGGACCAAATGGCGCTGGTAAAGAATTGGTAGCTCACGCAATCCACTCCCAAAGTGAAAGATCCAGAGGACCAATGATCGAAGTGAACTGTGCGGCAATCCCATCAGAATTGATCGAAAGTGAATTGTTCGGTCACGTGAAAGGTTCTTTTACAGGCGCGATCAAAGATAAATCCGGAAAATTCGAGCAGGCAACTGGCGGAACTATTTTCTTGGACGAGATCGGTGATATGAGTTTGGTTGCTCAGGCAAAAGTGCTTAGAGCTTTGCAGGAAAGTAAAGTTTCTCCTGTAGGAAGCGACAAAGAGATCAAAGTAGATGTCCGTGTTATCGCTGCAACCAACAAAAATTTAGCTAAAGAAATCGAGCAAGGAAAATTCCGTGAGGATTTGTACCACAGGCTTTCTGTGATCGAGATTAGTGTTCCCTCCCTTAATGACAGAGCGGAAGATATTCCATTGTTGGTAGAGCATTTCACCAATTCAATTGCTTCAGAAAACGGTTCTGCAGCTAAGAAATTCGATGACAAAGCAATCAAATCATTACAGCAATATGACTGGACCGGAAACATCCGTGAGCTTAGAAACGTTGTGGAAAGGTTGATCATCTTAGGTGCTGATCCTGTGACTGCTGACGACGTTGCTAGTTTTGTAAAGAAATAA